A genomic segment from Aspergillus puulaauensis MK2 DNA, chromosome 1, nearly complete sequence encodes:
- the SUB8 gene encoding S8 family peptidase (COG:O;~EggNog:ENOG410PFG2;~InterPro:IPR023828,IPR000209,IPR034193,IPR010259, IPR022398,IPR015500,IPR036852,IPR037045;~MEROPS:MER0000356;~PFAM:PF00082,PF05922;~SECRETED:SignalP(1-16);~go_function: GO:0004252 - serine-type endopeptidase activity [Evidence IEA];~go_function: GO:0008236 - serine-type peptidase activity [Evidence IEA];~go_process: GO:0006508 - proteolysis [Evidence IEA]) — protein MKGILGLSLLPLLAAASPVVVDSIHNGAAPVLSSTNAKEIPDSYIVVFKKHVGSDAAFAHHSWVQDIHGQQLGRSDLKKRFLGLEFGFGEELFDGLKDTFNIAGSLMGYTGHFHEDTIEEIRNHPDVEYIERNSEVHTMEDSSVEKNAPWGLARISHRDRLSFGTFNKYLYASEGGEGVDVYTIDTGINVDHADFGGRAFWGKTIPTNDEDVDGNGHGTHCSGTIAGEKYGVSKKANIYAVKVLRSSGSGTMADVVQGVEWAVEAHLKKAKKGKGFKGSVANMSLGGGKSKTLEDAVNAGVEAGLHFAVAAGNDNADACGYSPAAAEKAVTVGASTLADERAYFSNYGKCTDIFAPGLNILSTWIGSKHAVNTISGTSMASPHIAGLLAYFVSLQPSKDSAFAVDFTPEKLKKDLISIATEGALTDIPSDTPNLLAWNGGGSTNYSEIVAEGGYKSGSVAAGSTTFKAGGILAQAM, from the exons ATGAAAGGCATTCTCGGCCTTTCGCTCCTGCCGCTGCTCGCTGCAGCTTCGCCCGTTGTTGTCGACTCCATCCACAACGGAGCTGCTCCTGTCCTTTCCTCCACAAATGCGAAAGAAATTCCAGACTCTTACATTGTCGTCTTCAAGAAGCATGTAGGTTCTGACGCGGCCTTCGCTCACCACAGCTGGGTGCAGGACATCCATGGGCAGCAGCTTGGACGGTCGGACCTAAAGAAGCGATTCCTCGGCTTGGAATTTGGATTTGGCGAAGAGCTCTTTGATGGTCTGAAGGACACGTTCAATATCGCAGGATCTCTGATGGGTTACACTGGTCATTTCCATGAAGACACGATCGAAGAGATCCGCAACCACCCCGAT GTCGAATACATTGAGCGAAACTCAGAGGTTCATACTATGGAAGATTCGTCCGTCGAGAAGAACGCCCCTTGGGGTTTGGCTCGTATTTCCCACCGGGACAGGCTCAGTTTCGGTACATTCAACAAGTACCTCTACGCTTCCGAAGGAGGCGAGGGCGTTGATGTCTACACGATTGATACCGGTATCAACGTTGATCACGCAGACTTTGGAGGCCGTGCTTTCTGGGGCAAAACCATCCCTACCAACGATGAGGATGTAGATGGCAATGGACACGGAACCCACTGCTCAGGCACTATTGCCGGAGAGAAGTACGGTGTATCTAAGAAGGCAAACATCTATGCTGTCAAGGTTTTGAGATCGAGCGGCTCTGGTACCATGGCCGACGTCGTTCAGGGCGTTGAGTGGGCTGTTGAAGCTCATctcaagaaggccaagaagggcaagggcTTCAAGGGTAGCGTTGCCAACATGAGTCTTGGCGGCGGCAAATCAAAGACCCTCGAGGATGCTGTGaatgctggtgttgaggctgGTCTCCACTTCGCTGTTGCGGCTGGTAATGACAACGCTGATGCGTGCGGCTACTCTCCTGCCGCGGCTGAGAAGGCCGTTACTGTTGGAGCCTCAACCCTCGCTGATGAGCGCGCTTACTTCTCCAACTACGGCAAGTGCACGGATATCTTCGCTCCCGgtctcaacatcctctctACCTGGATTGGTAGCAAGCACGCCGTCAACACCATCTCTGGAACTTCCATGGCCTCTCCTCACATTGCTGGTCTCTTGGCCTACTTTGTTTCCCTCCAGCCATCAAAGGACTCTGCTTTCGCTGTTGACTTCACCcccgagaagctcaagaaggACCTTATCTCTATTGCCACCGAAGGCGCCCTGACTGATATTCCTTCTGACACACCCAAC CTCCTCGCCTGGAACGGTGGTGGCTCCACTAACTACAGTGAGATCGTCGCCGAGGGTGGCTACAAGAGCGGCTctgtggctgctggctcCACCACATTCAAAGCCGGTGGTATCCTTGCCCAGGCCATGTAA